Part of the Anopheles gambiae chromosome 3, idAnoGambNW_F1_1, whole genome shotgun sequence genome is shown below.
AACGATGTCTGACAATCCGAATTCCACTTCCACTTCGTATCCTTCTTTAGCAATTGATCTAACGGGTGTCTGAGTTCATGCATGTTTCTCACAAATCGGCCGTAGAAATTCACAGCTCCTAAGAACGATCTTAATTCGGAAATGTTCGTTGGTGCTGGAATAGATGCGATGGTTTTCAGCTTCTCTGGGTCAGGACGTATGCCGTTGCGATCTACCACATGCCCCAAATAGACAATTTCAGTTTGATAGAAATGACATTTTTCCAGCTTGACGTGGAAGCCATATTCTTTTAAACGCTGAAGAAATGTGTCTAATGATTGCTTGTGTGCCTCCCAAGTTTTACCGAAAATTATAGCATCATCTAGAAATGTTCTAACGCCAGGAATGTCAGCAATCATACCGTCAACTAGTCTTTGAAAAGCTCCAGGTGCTGATTTGACTCCCGGTGCGAGACGGTTGAACTGAAAAAGACCTCTATGTGTGTTGATCGTAAGAAGGTGTTTAGATTCGTCTTCTACTTCTACTTGTAGGTATGCATCGGACAAATCGACTATGCTGAATACAACACTTCCGTTCAACTGTGCAAAAATTTCTTCAGGAGTAGGTAGAGGATAATGATTTGACTCTAAAGCTTCGTTAAGCCCCGTCGAATAATCCGCACAAATTCGAACTTTACCATTAGGCTTGCGAATGGCTACTATCGGAGCAGCCCACTCCGAAAAGTCTATTGGTGTGATGATGCCTAGTGATTGTAGTCTTGATAGTTCCGCATCCACAAGAGCGATAGTATTGAATGGTACTGGTCGTTTTGGACAGAAAACTGGTTTTACATTGGGCTTCAGAAACAGTTTCACCTTCGTTTTTGTGCAATGTCCAAGCGAATCATCGAAAACTGTTGGATATTTCGATTGAAGCTGTACTATTCGATCCTTTGGACATGCTGATGAAACTTTCTTACACAGTACATCGAAGGGAATTGCCCATAGATTAAACCTATCTATCCAATCTATACCTATAACATTTAGGACTGGTGAtgatgtaacaaaacaaacacatttctcTGTAATCGCATTAAGGATAACCTCGCATTCGAATTCACCGATAAGCTTGAGTTGTTCTCCCGATGCACAGTTGGAGTCCAGTTGGAGTGATGTAGTTATGCCATTGATTATGATAGAGATAAATTTCCTTTTAGCAGTGTTTTTCGTGACATGATTAACGAAAATTCCCTGAGatttcttttgattttgattttgattcttCTCACTCTTTTGatatgtgttgttgtttgaagaTTTTGATCTCATGGCTTTACAGTAACCTTCCTTGTGGCCTACATTTTTGCACACTTTGCAGAGATGATCTGTAAAATTGCAATCCCgtacaaaatgcatttttccaCATTGCCAACAAGGAGTACGAGGGACAGTATTCGAATCTGATTTCGGTTGACGCTGATCTTTTGAATTGTCGAATCGGGAAGGCTGTGGCAAACGATACGGTTTCTTCTCTGAAACTGCATGCACGGAATGCTTCGATCTTGATTGATTTTCGATCATCGTTGTATCCGCTTTCAGATTGATAAGCCGTTGAAATTCTGCCATTAGTGTTTGAATGTTCACTTTAGCCTCCGGCGTCGCGTTTTCTATTCGAGATAGCAGTCTTGCTCTGATATCCGAGAATTCCGGAGCTTGCAGTCCGCAAATGAAAATTAGACATTTGAAATCGTCTAATTTCAAATTCTCGAACTCAGAATCCTCGCATGCCTTATTCACTCTTCCGCCGTAAGTGATGATATCTTCTAATGCAGATTTCACTATCTGCAAGCACTGGTACCTTTTGTGGAACACCGAATATTGCTTTCCGAAGATTTTTTTGAGAATATTGACGGTTTCTTCAAACGAATTTTCATGCGGTTGCTTCGGAAGAATGTAATTCACATACCGGCTGTGAGCGGACGTTTCCAGCTTCCTCAGCAAAAGTCGCACTTTCGCCTCGTCATTCAAACTGCTGGCATCGTTTTGAAAAAGGTCTTTGAAACGTACATACCATTTTTCAAAAGTgatgttgttttcttcatcgAAACGAAACTCCTCGATGGTTTTCGATAAAGATTCAAGGATTTCGTCAGGACTTCTAGTTTTAAAAGCAGCCATCTGTTGAAGAAGTTGAGCCATTTGGTTGATAACGGTTTCAAGGTTTTCATTGTTCATCCTTGACGCTAATTCTCGTTAGCTTCAGAATCTCGTGAGCTTCGGGTTCCGGGTTCAGTAATAATCCTCGTCGCCAAAATGATATGTCGCAGGGAATATATCTTgagaaaaacacaactgcTTTATTCCTTAGTTCAGAATGGAATCGTCTTTATTCACTCAATGTGTACTCTGATCGAGTCTTGCAATGTTACTGCGTTATGCGTGTTACTATGCAAcaaatattacaaacaaacgatgtaaaaatggccgaaaatgctttcagaccacagcatgcacaacaactaaaacctcaatgtatgctacgatgaaactattgaagctttttcatccagctgtcaaaactttcccacgctttttgatcaaatgttctggacgactcaacctctgtattatatagactttggtACACAGTCCTTGGTTtcactttttgtttacatatgccccagggctatgcccattttaccccgcgtgtcaaaatagctaaaacatcaacttttattttacacttttttcatgTGTTTCAGATATTTTAAGACTACAGTCTGAACTCattggttgaacttcgattccctgccaactattgaatatgtgctttttagttggcacgtttttccatacaaaaattttatgaaatttttctcggcaagccatgagatttttgtgaaattttcaaaaaccggttttcccatacaaacgcatgctttttaattgagttgtcagccaactatcgagcgttcaactaaaaaccgttcaactattgaattctgactgtatgtggcaattttaaaccatagataaatggtggagGCATGTAATAATGTAACTGCAAGGCCAGATGTGGTGAAaaatacagcgaaatgaactatttaaCAGGTAAAATATCTGTCAGATAacgcatcacagcaaccagctgatgtgcaatataaacaaataacgtgtaCAAAATTGCaactaaatccattaaaaaacttcaatatCAAGAATATCGTTAATTTTCAGTCAACAGTTCATCATTTCTTTCTATTTGTAAATTTTCCGCTTAAGAAGGTACTCCTTTGAAGTGATAttcgaaagcggatgttgtaTCTGTCCCAACCCTTTAGCTTTACCTGTCAAATATTTCGcttgtcaaatagttcatttcgctgtatatttcacctcgtcTGGCCGCACGGTaagaataattgtgttttgtgacgtattcaaaggaatattcagtaaactgcttaacatgcctcGCTATCCACTACATTGTTCACTGTATAAAATTTATGCTTCTTTTCCCAAACGTTGTTTCATAAACTTTGGTTGGGTTAGTGTACTGCGTATGATGCTCATCATTTAATCACCtgaacgttttttttctgatttataACAGCCCGAACCAACATGTTTGACTTTTATGGAACTCTTTTTGATACCATTTCTTTAGTACCATCAATAAGCAATTACTAAGGtggttttataaattttgtATCATCGTTGTACACATAAATCCAATGTGTAAttataaaatgcaaattttaatgttataagcaaacaaataacaatacAATTGAGAGTTTGCACTGACTTTAGGTAGGGCATAATACATGTTGGAACCTTATAAACTACTCCACATTGCAATATACTTGCTGGGAAGACACctccacacaaccacacacacacacaccacccttGTTACTCTAACACttcacaaacacgcgcacaaaACCAAATTAATGTTGTGAGAGTGGTTTGTGgattgcacacacaaaaagatcCATCCATCTTTAGATCCATCTGCAAACTATCTTTACGATCTGTTTACACTATAAAAGTACACAGATTTGTTCAGTAAAACTCGCTCGTGCCAATTAagacaaccccccccccccccctccaagACCAAAGGCAATAAATCGATCCTGCTGCCACACCAACGCGTAGAGCGAGATTACGAGTGAGCCAGTGAAATGGCGCACCGATAATGATGATATGGACTGAAAAAGTGGCCCAATTGGTTCCACGTTGGCGCTAATCACTATTTGGATTAAAAATTACCAACTCATCAACTTCGAGCCCAAATTGGCCCGACAGGCTTTGTTGTCTAGCCTGTGCGGGACCCGTGGTCCCatggaaatcaaaacaaaccacaacGAAAGAAACAGTTACATACTTAACTGATAGCGGAGCGTATGTAGACTAAAAGGTGAACCAAACAAGCGTCCAGTTGAGAAGATACCAGCAACCGGTCCGGTTTTGATATGTTCACTGTGGTGgccacttcactcaatattaaTCGATCCAATCGATTTGATCCGCCCATCAGGTCCCGGCAGTACAGCGCAACCCCCCCAAGAGAGTCCGGCCAGTCCGGGATGGTAAGCTTATCAGGAACTTATTATCACAGCCTTACTTTGTCGAGAGAGTGTGTAAAGCAGTGGCTAGCTCTTTCCATCGTATATGGGGTCTTCTTGTACGTACCACATTATCAAACACCACTCGAGCAAGCATTTCGGGATCCATATCCTGGCCTATCAGCGTGTGATCGATCGACGGCTCGATGTAAATGCCACCATTGCGCATCGCTTTGCGCCATGTTTGTTGTACACAGCGAGTACGCGAAGAGTTCTGTGTATACTCTGTGTACATCGAAAGCGCTCTTAACTTCCCCAAGGCCCAGCTTTATCAGTCCACTTCAGTCGATCCTAGTGCCTCGCGTGTCGTGTGGCTTTGTTGGCGATGATTACAGTTCGGTTTTCTTTGCTGTGTTTTGTAGTTTTTACCATCCCAAATCAAGTCAAATCATTCAGTTTCGTGAAGAGGTGATACATTTGCTCGGTACATtatcacaaacaaaaaggcttcacacacacactggcacagaACGCGAACGCGAACGCATGCATCGCACCGTCATGTCTTCCATGCTGACAACCTGTCGTAAATCATTTCCAATGTCCAACACAATCCCTCGCGTATGATTTATGTTTGTAACACCAAAACCCTACAGGACGTCCCGATCGCATCCCgcacggtgatgatgatggtctgGTCAGATCGGACAACAGTACTACCCAACCCACCAGGCAGTGCCTTAATTGCTTCCATCAGATCGTTCTTTCGCGCGATACGCGATCGCCGTGGCTGATCCGTTTCCGTGCAATCGTGTAACCTTGGGCCGGGGACCCTATTGCTTCGAATAGGGTTGATTGGTGCGAAAAGGTGCGCAACAGAAACATGGTGGGAAAATAAACGTCTTCCGGTGTAAAGGTACGGGTTTGGACTGCATCTTGTGTCAGTGATGCTCACATACCGTCCGTGGGTATGGGTGGCAAGTAATGAGATCGAACCGTGTCATACCGCTGTAGGTggtttattgtgtgtgtgtgagagtatgTGACTGTTTCTTTAACAAGTTCCACCAATTATTACTAATGAAACTACATGCAGTGCAAGGGTTTATGGTGTCTGCGAATGGATGGTACGATTCTGCGGCTACAGTGATTAAATGAAACCCAACATATGATGTCGCCTTACAGTCGTTGTCACCTAATTTTGGCTTaaaggcatcaattttgatTTCTCCACAGTGTTTATCAGTTTTTGACTCTAaagcacctatttttgtctgtaagtcatcaattttttaCTCTTGTAGGAATCATGATAACTTTGAAAGGAATTTGAGCAGATTTTGCAcaaatgtaattttaaatcacataaacaatacaaaacccttgcaatttgattgttttttgagaaataatgatgaaattttataATTTCCACAGCCTTTGTTTAGACCTGAATATACATGCCAAATGTTTTCACTCCATTCAAACATCCAAAAATTGCATTTGTTACTTGTAAATTCTAtcaataaaaattattcactacttaacttaaaatcaataatttcAGAACACACAGTTACAGAAATTACGTTAAACTTGgtaaataaagcgattgaTTCACCTTTGATTATGATCATttgatgccttagagacaAAAATGGATGCCTTAGAGGGAAAAATGGTGACCCGCTGTTAAAGATTGGTTAACCTTTAAGACATAAATAGGTGACTTAGAGTCAACGGCTATAAAAGTATCCAGTTCTGTTCGCGTTTATCGGAGAAATTACAATTATGTTACGTGTAGAATcatttcaaaatttcaaaatgaTATAAGGGTACTTAAAACCACACACTGTACATTAAACCGTACTCTGGCATCGGtaaattgatttgaaaatgCAACAGTTTTGATAGGCAATCAGTAAGAAGAAATCTTGAAGTTGATCTATTACTAATACTaatttaatgattttctatattttttatttaaaccatGAAACCAATAAAGAAATTCTTGCGAATGCTTTAATAATTTCGCATTTGTAATTTGCTTAAAAgctatgagaaaaaaaaataaaatcataatgTTTTAACGTGATAACTGAACTTTTTATGGGATTTTGATTGGATTGAAATTAAAGATTGTTTTGATTAATCAAAACCAATCCTTTGCACAAAGATCAAAACTAAAGTAAATTATATTAatagttatttaaaaaaactacactTAACGTGTGACAAAATATCGAATTGCTTTAGAAAGTTTAAAATGgtaactttttctttttttcatttactacctgatgtttgttgaatttctcagattttttttcaaaacttttGGAAAATGATATTCCAGGATAAGATCGACACCTGCTTGTAATTAATCTAACAAAAGAATAATAGTGTGAGTGCAAAATCTATACTATTTCCAATTCACGGAATTCAAAAGTTTGACACTTTTAAATAACTGTTGGTCACAGTTACAGTTGATACAGTTCAACAATAAAGCACGAATTAGCGTGGCCCGAAcccgatttaaaaaaaaaaccgaaaataTCAATTCACTTTTTAGCGTAACAATATACGTGGTCATACAGGCCTATATTTTGAGACTTATCAAGTCGAGTCAATCCTAACGGCGGTCCATACGAGTCTTGAACTTACGGCGGGCATATTGTTACCCCTTGTtgttgacatttaaattgtatattgtattttttttttgcaattagaGCAAGCTCCTTTAGTAAATGTGTGTTTCATAACTTTTACCTTTACAATTCCAACAAGAAGATAATCAGATATTCTCTACAAAACATGTtgttgacatttaaattgtatattgtattttttttttttgcaattagaGCAAGCTCCTTTAGTAAATGTGTGTTTCAGAACTTTTACCTTTACAATTCCAACAAGA
Proteins encoded:
- the LOC133392699 gene encoding uncharacterized protein K02A2.6-like, with the protein product MNNENLETVINQMAQLLQQMAAFKTRSPDEILESLSKTIEEFRFDEENNITFEKWYVRFKDLFQNDASSLNDEAKVRLLLRKLETSAHSRYVNYILPKQPHENSFEETVNILKKIFGKQYSVFHKRYQCLQIVKSALEDIITYGGRVNKACEDSEFENLKLDDFKCLIFICGLQAPEFSDIRARLLSRIENATPEAKVNIQTLMAEFQRLINLKADTTMIENQSRSKHSVHAVSEKKPYRLPQPSRFDNSKDQRQPKSDSNTVPRTPCWQCGKMHFVRDCNFTDHLCKVCKNVGHKEGYCKAMRSKSSNNNTYQKSEKNQNQNQKKSQGIFVNHVTKNTAKRKFISIIINGITTSLQLDSNCASGEQLKLIGEFECEVILNAITEKCVCFVTSSPVLNVIGIDWIDRFNLWAIPFDVLCKKVSSACPKDRIVQLQSKYPTVFDDSLGHCTKTKVKLFLKPNVKPVFCPKRPVPFNTIALVDAELSRLQSLGIITPIDFSEWAAPIVAIRKPNGKVRICADYSTGLNEALESNHYPLPTPEEIFAQLNGSVVFSIVDLSDAYLQVEVEDESKHLLTINTHRGLFQFNRLAPGVKSAPGAFQRLVDGMIADIPGVRTFLDDAIIFGKTWEAHKQSLDTFLQRLKEYGFHVKLEKCHFYQTEIVYLGHVVDRNGIRPDPEKLKTIASIPAPTNISELRSFLGAVNFYGRFVRNMHELRHPLDQLLKKDTKWKWNSDCQTSFEKFKKVLQSDLLLTHYDPNLPIIVAADASSTGVGAVIFHKFPNGYLKAIQHASRTLTSAEQGYGQPEKEALALTYGVTKFHKYLLGRKFTLLTDHKPLLSIFGSKKGIPLHTANRLQRWALMLLNYDFTIEYVSTTEFGCADMLSRLIDRCKQPEEDYVIASISLEEDIQNVMHESLKQVPVSFADIQKATRLDETLQAVLKFIREGWPNEASSIKNQDIRSYYTRKESLTHVDGCILFHNRVVVPNIYRKKVLQQFHRGHPGMVRMKSISRSFVFWPGMDVDIENFVRRCTSCCTAGKAPIKETPESWPVPEKPWSRVHVDYAGPVDGVYFLVVVDPYTKWPEVYATKTTTAKTTIKFLTQSFATFGVPETIVSDNGTQFTSFEFQAFCKQLGICHIRTAPYHPQSNGLAERFVDTLKRTLRKIRAGGETLDEALQTFLQVYRTTPTPDKSPAELMFQRPIRTVQSLLLPPVSRSRNEKPEAGRKFFDPGEAVYAQVHRNNSWEWKPASIVERVGRVNYNVFLEDNQRIIRSHANQLKKRLQEETSCGNRNCHDTGNLLTIFFDEFELGTPQAVENSIEMTEQEHYYSADEESAEEIEGENWQTSSSTVTTQATPPMPASSAQPVKAERPRRIRRPPARFEPYW